From the genome of Nicotiana sylvestris chromosome 1, ASM39365v2, whole genome shotgun sequence:
TGTTTTCTTCTTCCTTATTGTGGAGTTCTCAATTTCTTTTGGCTTTCCCATCTTAAGAGTATGTTTAATAGGTTTGAAAAACTGTATGTGTTTAAGCACAGACAACACTACCACGTCTCACCAAGTATGCAATAGTAAATAATGCTCACCTCGTTGTGGTCGTGAAGAAGAATGGGAGTGTTTGCCATTGGAGAAAATCCTATTGCTGGCAGGCCTCGCTCCCGAAAATAGCGTGCATCTGTCGATGCAGGAAATATTTCTGGTTTTCCAACTCCAGCATTAGCTTTGACGATAGATTCTTCTAACAGTGCCCACCAAATATTGGAACTGTCAACAGCTGTAATGGCTGGCCTTCCAAACTTGTCATTCACAGACACCTTCTGCTTGAACTGTCGGAGAACAAGGGTATCGTCCAGTCTCTTAAATTAACATACAGCATTTCTAAATATTGTTCAAATAGACAGCTGATACGAAGTCAAACAATAACCAGCAAGGAATTCGATCAAGTAGTATTCAGACAAGAGCTCTCTCAAATATGAACACGCATTAAGCCCGAGACGACAATAACCACCTACAGAATTCAGAAGGTTGGGGGTGAGGACATGTATTTTTTATGGGGTCGGGAATTTGCCATCCATTTACAAATGATGGTATGGTCCTTTCACGTTAGCTAGGTGAAGAGTTTCAGACAAGAGTTTTCTCAAATATAAAAACGCATTTAAGCCTAAGACAACAAATCAACAAAAGCAAAGCCATGTTACTCACAGACTCCCCTACAAGCTCAGGCTATTGTAGGTCCCAGCAGAATATTGAACTTCTCAGACACTCAGTCTCAGATATGAGATAACTATTTCCACCCATCCCACTTTATTTCGCTCATTCTTTTTGGAGGGTCTATTTGACCAACTTCTCTAGAAATATTGAGTTCATTAATTTGTCTTTTAAAAAAGTTGAAGTTGTGAAGTTTCTTATCTCAAAAGATCTTGTAAAAACATAGTCCAAAAAGCAAACAAGAAAACAAATTAGATGATGTATCCTTTTTACTATTCCATTTTAACAAAGCATGTTGTCTGACAAAATAAGAATCAGTCAACTAATACGAGGAACATGACAACATAATATCTTAACTTCCAGTAGCTACAATAAAGGAAGCACCTAACCTCCGACCTCAAGACGAGTTAATATTTAAAAGAATTTCCATTTACGATGTTTTTTTAATCTAAAAGGATTGATAGTTCCTTCACAAAATGATTAAAACTTTTGCATAAAAAGGCGCATAATTTTGCCTCCTTAACACCCTCCTGGGTTGAAGAGACAGGGCAGTGAAAGGACGTGAAATCTCAAATAGTATGCAGGCAAGGAAAGTGGTTTCATTTATGAATTTCCTTAGCACATCCATCATATGTTGCGCATCCAGATGTATTCAAAGTACTTTCATGCTCTTTCAAAAACTCTGGCTGCCTATGCTTACAAGGACATCCTTTAAAATGGGACACCCAAATGTAACTAGCATTTCACATCATACAGTTCAAGCCTAGCATGCCTTGAAGTAGAAATGCGTCCGTGCACATATTAAAATTAAAAGATACAGCATATGCATGAGCATACTGAAGGACACAACCTCCTCGGAAATTGGAAGTTTTGCAAGAAGCTTTACTAAAGTTGTCATCAGTAAAGTAGCGAAGGAAGATTGAAGAAACATAATAGCTAAAAACTAGTGACAGATCCCAGAGCAGATCATTCAGGTTTAGTCTTGGAGAAGCAAagaagacaacaacaacaacaacaacaacactaaCACTATCTCAATCCCAAACTAGCTGGGGTCGAGAAGTAAATACTAAGATATAAAAGTCAAATATTCGTTACTTATGTCTCTATTACAAGAACTTCTCCGGAACATGGAAGCAACTAAAGTTTGTTGAAAACAGTAGGGCCTGCCAAATCCTATATTATTCAATTCAGAATATTCCCTTGTATGAGGGAAAACATGGCTGATTAAAGGACATAGAAAGTGAAAGGATGAGAACAAGCTGGAAATGTAGAAACTCTCGCAGTGCAGTAGACTTTTCTACTTCCATAAACTAACTGCAGTGCAGTAACTTGAAAGCAGAGGCGGACGGACACTATGGGTTGAGGGGTCACTGGCACCCTGTAACTTCTGCAAAAACTCCCCTTACACTTGCAAATGTCTTAAAAAATAGTCAGATATTAGCATAGGCTCCCGCACCAATCTTTATGAGCAGTGATAAATTTATATTGAATGTTATGGTGCCCCCGTGACTGCCGATTCCTGGGTCCGCCTCTGCTTGAAAGACAGACCTAATCAAAGCTTCAGATAGACTGCTGGTTACTAGGCTCACTATGCTAACACTTCATGCCAGATTGGAAGAAAAGAAAGGCATGGAACGCTTTTCTTTTGATTATCCACCACTGCACCACACCCAAAATAAGGAAAACAGTAAAATGCAAATTGTTCTAAGCCTCTTTCTCTTTGGAAAAGGACTGAGGAGGTATAGCAAACAGGAGGCAGTCACATCATTACAGATTGTCTATTGCAGCTCTAAAAGGAGAAGTGAGGACTATTATTCCTAATACCTCAAAAGTCATGTTTCGTGAAGCAGGCGCCCATTCCTCAGCTATTCTCTTCTCCAAGGATGCTTGATCTGCAGTTGGTGGTACTCTGATGTCAAATCCTGCTTGGGCTTCAGATGGCTGCAGGTTCATGACAAAACCCTGCCACAGAAATAAAGAAGTCCATGTCTTAAACTTATCTCAACTGCATGAATAAGGGCGCTACTGTTTGACAAGAAAGGGTTGTTCCGCCGAATAAAGAGGAATATATGCGGAAAACACCCTAAATCTTCTATCAATCACTCTCCAAATGTTTGTTAGATTGAACCTCAGGAACAGCAGAAAAAAGCATATTAAGATGAACTGCGTTATGAAATGTTCAAATTCATATACTCCAATAGTTAAATTTATCTCCATTCACTAAACTACAGTAACATTTAAGCTCTTTTGTCACTTTATGAAAAGCATCTAAGCTCTTCTCTCAGAAAAAATTAGTACTTTACAGAATTTGTAAAAACCATCAAATAGTGTGTAAGGTTACTACTACAGCACTTGATGGCAATGAATGATTAAGCTCAATCAAAGACTCAAAGAATTCGTCAGACAAGGAATACTACAGGGAGAACTAGATGAGCCACAAAGTTCTCGTTGCTAAAAATATCACCAAGGGAAGTTCAATATTCAAGTATTTTTTATAACATAAAAAATGGTCAGAATCAAACAGTTAGCCTGACTTACAGAGGGAGAAGGGGTGCCAGCTTTCAAGAAGACCATATTAACAGAAATGACCTCGCCTTCAGCTTTCAGTCCCGCCTTAACTAAATCGAACTGCGCAGCCCTGAATCTCCTTATAGTTTCGATGCTTTTAAGTAGATTCTCCATGGCAGAATTATCATATAGCTTAGCCCCGTGTCCAGGAGCACCTACAGCTTTAACGACCAGCCACCAGGGGGACCTCTCCCCATAGAATGCACGATAGTTTTCGGTGGGAGAAGGCAAGCCCTCGTCAAGTACAATCCCAACATTCATCTTCACGAAGACATCGGAATCGACAAACTTTCCGGCTCCATCGACACCGCCGATTTCCTCGTCGGGGACGAAGGAGAGGTAGACAGTGCGCGTTGGTTGGAAGCCAGAAGCCTTGAGCTTACGAATGGCCTCCAGGTACTGCAAGCCCACGCACTTCATGTCCTGAGAACCCCGGGCGTAGATGTTGCCGGTAGCGGGATCTAAGTGGGCGGAGAAAGGTGGGTGGGCCCACTTGTGATGCTCGGAAGGGACAACGTCGGTATGTGAGTTGAGGAGGACGGAAGGGAGGCTGGGGTCCTTGCCTGCCCATTTCAGGAGAATCAAAGGCTTGCCCTTCACCAGCTCCAGGGTCTGGGATTCGAGATTCAGCGACTTCGCCTGTGAGG
Proteins encoded in this window:
- the LOC104242920 gene encoding uncharacterized protein → MSFCGGRRDKHNSYHYSLCLSVLLLVTATAAEDASTIISRFQQYLQINTAQPQPNYYEAAEFITSQAKSLNLESQTLELVKGKPLILLKWAGKDPSLPSVLLNSHTDVVPSEHHKWAHPPFSAHLDPATGNIYARGSQDMKCVGLQYLEAIRKLKASGFQPTRTVYLSFVPDEEIGGVDGAGKFVDSDVFVKMNVGIVLDEGLPSPTENYRAFYGERSPWWLVVKAVGAPGHGAKLYDNSAMENLLKSIETIRRFRAAQFDLVKAGLKAEGEVISVNMVFLKAGTPSPSGFVMNLQPSEAQAGFDIRVPPTADQASLEKRIAEEWAPASRNMTFEFKQKVSVNDKFGRPAITAVDSSNIWWALLEESIVKANAGVGKPEIFPASTDARYFRERGLPAIGFSPMANTPILLHDHNEFLNKDEYLKGIDVYESIIKTYASYIEHPRDEAPREEL